Proteins found in one Limnohabitans sp. TEGF004 genomic segment:
- a CDS encoding succinate dehydrogenase assembly factor 2 — translation MDVDALFRDTSVGDPTLDGLDGKQALGERALSKLHWRSRRGLLENDLFIKKFFERHESRLTVGHARGMYELMDLSDNDLLDIFLKRKDLPEKPLTEEAREVLSMLRD, via the coding sequence ATGGACGTGGACGCACTATTTCGCGACACCTCTGTGGGTGATCCGACGCTGGATGGTTTAGACGGCAAGCAAGCGCTTGGCGAACGGGCCCTCAGCAAATTGCACTGGCGCAGCCGGCGCGGCCTACTCGAGAACGATTTGTTCATCAAAAAGTTCTTTGAGCGGCATGAATCTCGCTTAACGGTGGGCCATGCCAGAGGCATGTATGAGTTGATGGACTTGTCTGACAACGATTTGCTCGACATTTTTTTGAAACGCAAAGACTTGCCAGAAAAGCCCCTGACAGAAGAAGCACGTGAAGTGCTGAGTATGTTGAGAGACTGA
- a CDS encoding malate dehydrogenase has protein sequence MSKKPVRVAVTGAAGQIGYALLFRIASGEMLGKDQPVILQLLEVPVEGPQKALRGVMMELEDCAFPLLVGMEAHGDPMTAFKDVDYALLVGSRPRGPGMERAELLAINGAIFTAQGKALNAVASRDVKVLVVGNPANTNAYIAMKAAPDLKPGNFTAMLRLDHNRAASQIAAKTGKAVADIEKLCVWGNHSPTMYADYRFATIKGESVKTMINDQEWNANVFLPTVGKRGAAIIDARGLSSAASAANAAIDHMRDWALGTNGKWVTMGIPSQGWYGIPKDVMFGFPVTCENGQYKVVEGLEIDAFSQSCIDKTLKELTDEQAGVAHLI, from the coding sequence ATGAGCAAGAAGCCTGTTCGCGTTGCCGTCACTGGTGCAGCTGGTCAAATTGGTTACGCACTGTTGTTCCGTATCGCCTCTGGCGAAATGTTGGGCAAAGACCAACCCGTCATCTTGCAATTGTTGGAAGTGCCTGTTGAAGGCCCACAAAAAGCCCTGCGCGGCGTGATGATGGAACTCGAAGATTGCGCGTTCCCTCTGTTGGTCGGAATGGAAGCTCACGGCGACCCAATGACTGCATTCAAAGACGTCGACTACGCTTTGTTGGTCGGTTCACGTCCACGTGGCCCAGGCATGGAGCGCGCTGAATTGCTCGCCATCAACGGCGCGATCTTCACGGCTCAAGGCAAGGCTTTGAACGCTGTGGCTTCTCGCGACGTGAAAGTTTTGGTGGTCGGCAACCCCGCCAACACCAACGCTTACATCGCCATGAAGGCAGCGCCTGACCTCAAGCCAGGCAACTTCACTGCCATGCTGCGTTTGGACCACAACCGTGCTGCGTCTCAAATCGCTGCCAAGACTGGCAAAGCAGTGGCCGACATCGAAAAATTGTGCGTGTGGGGCAACCACTCTCCAACGATGTACGCTGACTACCGCTTCGCCACCATCAAGGGCGAGTCTGTCAAGACCATGATCAACGACCAAGAGTGGAACGCCAACGTGTTCTTGCCAACCGTTGGCAAGCGCGGCGCCGCCATCATTGATGCACGCGGTTTGTCTTCTGCTGCTTCTGCTGCCAACGCTGCCATCGACCACATGCGCGATTGGGCTCTGGGTACCAACGGCAAGTGGGTGACCATGGGTATTCCATCACAAGGCTGGTACGGCATTCCAAAAGACGTCATGTTCGGTTTCCCCGTGACCTGCGAAAACGGCCAATACAAAGTGGTCGAAGGTTTGGAAATCGACGCATTCAGCCAATCTTGCATCGACAAGACTCTGAAAGAGTTGACTGACGAGCAAGCTGGCGTTGCCCACTTGATCTAA
- the sdhA gene encoding succinate dehydrogenase flavoprotein subunit → MTVKSSIPRRKFDVVIVGAGGSGMRASLQLARAGLNVAVLSKVFPTRSHTVAAQGGIGASLGNMNEDNWHYHFYDTVKGSDWLGDQDAIEYMCREAPKVVYDLEHMGMPFDRNPDGTIYQRPFGGHTANYGEKAVERACAAADRTGHAMLHTLYQQNVKAKTSFFVEWMALDLIRDDAGDVVGVTALEMETGELYIMEAKTVLLATGGAGRIFAASTNAFINTGDGLGMAARAGIPLEDMEFWQFHPTGVAGAGVLLTEGCRGEGAILRNCNGERFMERYAPAYKDLAPRDYVSRCMDQEIKEGRGCGPNKDYINLDMTHLGADTIMKRLPSVFEIGHNFANVDITKEPIPVIPTIHYQMGGIPTNINGQVVTQNANNESVVVNGLYAVGECSCVSVHGANRLGTNSLLDLLVFGRAAGNHIVEFNQKNKEHKPLPANAADVTLARLARLEANQTGEYAQDVANDIRDAMQSHASVFRTQALMDEGVKQIAALRERVNNIGLKDNSKVFNTARIEALEVENLIEAAQATMVSAAARHESRGAHTVNDYGDTPEHPNGRNDQDWHKHTLWHKEGNKLTYKPVQMKPLTVDSIPLQTRTF, encoded by the coding sequence ATGACAGTTAAAAGCTCTATCCCACGTCGTAAATTTGATGTGGTCATCGTCGGAGCCGGCGGCTCTGGCATGCGCGCATCGTTGCAACTTGCTCGCGCAGGTTTGAACGTGGCCGTGTTGTCCAAAGTGTTCCCCACACGTTCACACACCGTGGCTGCTCAAGGCGGCATTGGCGCGTCTTTGGGCAACATGAACGAAGACAACTGGCACTACCACTTCTATGACACCGTCAAAGGCTCCGACTGGCTCGGCGACCAAGACGCGATTGAATACATGTGCCGTGAAGCCCCCAAAGTCGTTTACGACTTGGAACACATGGGCATGCCTTTCGACCGCAACCCAGACGGCACCATTTACCAACGCCCCTTCGGCGGCCACACCGCCAACTACGGCGAAAAGGCTGTGGAGCGCGCTTGTGCTGCGGCTGACCGTACCGGTCACGCCATGTTGCACACGCTGTACCAACAAAACGTCAAAGCCAAAACCAGCTTCTTCGTGGAGTGGATGGCCCTCGACCTGATCCGCGATGACGCAGGTGATGTGGTCGGCGTGACCGCCCTCGAGATGGAAACTGGCGAGCTCTACATCATGGAAGCAAAAACCGTGTTGTTGGCCACCGGTGGTGCAGGCCGCATTTTTGCTGCTTCGACCAACGCGTTCATCAACACCGGCGACGGCCTCGGCATGGCAGCACGCGCTGGCATCCCACTCGAAGACATGGAATTCTGGCAATTCCACCCCACTGGCGTGGCCGGTGCTGGCGTGTTGTTGACCGAAGGCTGCCGTGGCGAAGGCGCGATTTTGCGCAACTGCAATGGCGAGCGCTTCATGGAGCGTTATGCCCCCGCCTACAAAGACTTGGCCCCACGCGACTACGTGTCACGCTGCATGGACCAAGAGATCAAAGAAGGTCGCGGCTGCGGTCCCAACAAGGACTACATCAACCTCGACATGACCCACTTGGGTGCTGACACCATCATGAAGCGTTTGCCTTCGGTGTTCGAAATTGGCCACAACTTTGCCAACGTCGACATCACCAAAGAGCCAATCCCAGTGATCCCCACCATCCATTACCAAATGGGCGGCATCCCCACCAACATCAACGGCCAAGTTGTGACGCAAAACGCCAACAACGAAAGCGTTGTGGTGAATGGTTTGTACGCTGTGGGTGAATGCTCTTGCGTGTCAGTGCACGGCGCTAACCGCTTGGGCACCAACTCCTTGCTCGACTTGTTGGTGTTCGGCCGCGCAGCTGGTAACCACATTGTTGAATTCAACCAAAAGAACAAAGAGCACAAGCCTCTGCCAGCCAACGCGGCTGACGTGACCTTGGCTCGTTTGGCTCGTTTGGAAGCCAACCAAACTGGCGAATATGCACAAGACGTGGCCAACGACATCCGTGATGCCATGCAGTCACACGCCAGCGTGTTCCGCACACAGGCGTTGATGGACGAAGGCGTGAAGCAAATCGCAGCCCTGCGCGAGCGCGTAAACAACATTGGTTTGAAAGACAACTCCAAAGTTTTCAACACCGCACGCATCGAAGCCTTGGAAGTTGAAAACTTGATCGAAGCCGCACAAGCCACGATGGTTTCTGCTGCTGCTCGTCACGAAAGCCGCGGCGCTCACACAGTCAACGACTACGGCGACACGCCCGAGCATCCAAACGGCCGTAACGACCAAGACTGGCACAAGCACACCCTGTGGCACAAAGAAGGCAACAAGCTGACTTACAAGCCCGTGCAAATGAAGCCTTTGACTGTCGACAGCATCCCGCTGCAGACCCGTACTTTCTGA
- a CDS encoding DUF5710 domain-containing protein has translation MRINLVTPFAEKDAAKALGARWDATKKCWYIVDVDDLTPFMRWIPNLDAAKDTGAAAPASPKASAKAAVVKTKPPVASKPAVEMPHCGCPVLPWEDCEHSLAKR, from the coding sequence ATGCGAATTAACCTTGTCACCCCATTTGCCGAGAAGGACGCGGCCAAGGCGCTAGGTGCGCGTTGGGACGCGACCAAAAAGTGCTGGTACATCGTGGACGTTGATGACCTGACGCCGTTCATGCGTTGGATTCCTAACCTCGACGCCGCAAAAGATACAGGGGCTGCAGCACCTGCAAGCCCCAAAGCAAGCGCCAAGGCCGCGGTGGTGAAGACTAAGCCACCCGTGGCTTCTAAACCCGCCGTAGAGATGCCGCATTGCGGCTGCCCAGTATTGCCGTGGGAAGACTGCGAGCACTCACTGGCGAAGCGCTAA
- a CDS encoding succinate dehydrogenase iron-sulfur subunit, with product MTKRTFQIYRYDPDTDAKPYMQTIEVELDGNERMLLDALMKLKAVDPTISFRRSCREGVCGSDAMNINGKNGLACLTNMRTLPGVIVLKPLPGLPVIRDLIVDMTQFFKQYHSIKPYLVNDTQVPDKERLQSPEERDELNGLYECILCASCSTSCPSFWWNPDKFVGPAGLLQAYRFIADSRDQDTAGRLDNLEDPYRLFRCHTIMNCVDVCPKGLNPTKAIGKIKELMVRRAV from the coding sequence ATGACAAAACGCACGTTCCAAATCTATCGCTACGACCCAGACACCGACGCCAAGCCATACATGCAGACCATCGAGGTCGAATTGGATGGCAATGAGCGCATGCTCTTGGATGCTTTGATGAAGCTCAAAGCCGTCGACCCCACCATTTCGTTCCGTCGCTCATGCCGTGAAGGCGTGTGCGGTTCAGACGCAATGAACATCAACGGCAAAAACGGCTTGGCCTGCTTGACCAACATGCGCACCCTCCCCGGCGTGATCGTGTTGAAGCCTCTGCCAGGTTTGCCTGTCATCCGCGACTTGATCGTGGATATGACCCAGTTCTTCAAGCAATACCACTCCATCAAGCCTTACTTGGTCAACGACACACAGGTGCCTGACAAAGAGCGCCTGCAGTCGCCCGAAGAGCGTGACGAGTTGAACGGTTTGTACGAGTGCATCTTGTGCGCCAGCTGCTCCACCAGCTGTCCCTCGTTCTGGTGGAACCCCGACAAGTTCGTGGGCCCCGCTGGTTTGTTGCAAGCTTATCGCTTCATTGCCGATAGCCGCGACCAAGACACCGCTGGTCGTTTGGACAACTTGGAAGACCCCTACCGTCTGTTCCGTTGCCACACCATCATGAACTGCGTCGACGTGTGCCCCAAGGGTTTGAACCCCACCAAGGCCATCGGCAAGATCAAAGAATTGATGGTGCGTCGCGCCGTCTAA
- the sdhC gene encoding succinate dehydrogenase, cytochrome b556 subunit yields MTQLAKKRPEFRNINALTDLPSYRLPAAGIVSILHRISGLIMFLLLPLLVWMFDTSVSSEISFAKFSAAFNVGLGFVPAVLVKVVVLGLIWAYLHHAIAGVRHVYMDVCHAVSKEFGKSSAIATLVLSLSLTAALGAKLFGLY; encoded by the coding sequence ATGACCCAGCTTGCCAAAAAGCGGCCTGAGTTCCGCAACATCAACGCCTTGACCGACCTGCCTTCGTACCGCCTTCCAGCGGCTGGCATCGTATCGATCTTGCACCGCATCAGCGGTTTGATCATGTTTTTGTTGTTACCACTCCTCGTTTGGATGTTTGACACTTCGGTGTCGTCTGAAATTTCCTTTGCCAAATTCAGCGCCGCGTTCAACGTCGGTCTGGGCTTTGTGCCTGCTGTGTTGGTCAAGGTTGTGGTGCTGGGCCTGATCTGGGCTTATTTGCATCACGCGATCGCAGGTGTGCGCCACGTCTACATGGACGTTTGCCACGCTGTGAGCAAAGAGTTCGGCAAGTCTTCAGCCATCGCCACTCTGGTCTTGAGCTTGAGCCTGACCGCAGCCTTGGGCGCCAAGCTGTTTGGCCTTTACTGA
- the acnB gene encoding bifunctional aconitate hydratase 2/2-methylisocitrate dehydratase, with protein sequence MLKAYREHVAERAALGIPPLPLDAKQTAELIELIKAPAAGEEAFLMDLLTHRVPPGVDDAAKVKASFLAAVAHGEVKVGLISKSKATELLGTMVGGYNVHPLIELLDDAEVAAVSAEALKKTLLMFDFFNDVAEKAKAGNAKAKEVMQSWADGEWFTTRPEVEKKITVTVFKVPGETNTDDLSPAPDAWSRPDIPLHYLAMLKNTREGAAFKPEEDGKRGPMQFVEDLKKKGHLVAYVGDVVGTGSSRKSATNSVIWATGQDIPFVPNKRFGGVTLGGKIAPIFFNTQEDSGALPIEVDVTQLEMGDVIDILPYDGKIVKNGATVTEFKLKSDVLFDEVRAGGRINLIIGRSLTAKAREFLNLPASTLFRLPTAPIATKAGFTLAQKMVGRAVGLPEGQGVRPGTYCEPKMTTVGSQDTTGPMTRDELKDLACLGFSADMVMQSFCHTAAYPKSVDVKTHRELPAFISNRGGVALRPGDGVIHSWLNRLLLPDTVGTGGDSHTRFPIGISFPAGSGLVAFGAATGVMPLDMPESILVRFKGEMQPGVTLRDLVHAIPLYAIKQGLLTVAKAGKINEFSGRILEIEGLPNLKVEQAFELSDASAERSAAGCSIKLNKEPVAEYLKSNVVLMKNMIADGYADARTLARRIEKVEAWLAAPTLLEADKDAEYAHIIEIDLADIKEPIVCCPNDPDDAKFLSEVAGTHIDEAFIGSCMTNIGHFRAAAKLLGGQRDIPVKLWVAPPTKMDESELIKEGHYAAFGTAGARTEMPGCSLCMGNQAQVREGATVVSTSTRNFPNRLGKNTNVYLASAELAAITSKMGKFPTVAEYHAAMGVVNSDGAAIYKYLNFNQIDEYVETAKGVTA encoded by the coding sequence ATGTTGAAAGCCTACCGTGAACACGTAGCCGAGCGCGCAGCGCTGGGTATCCCTCCCTTGCCATTGGACGCTAAGCAAACGGCTGAATTGATCGAGTTGATCAAAGCCCCCGCTGCAGGCGAAGAAGCGTTTTTGATGGACTTGTTGACGCACCGCGTGCCACCAGGTGTGGACGATGCTGCCAAAGTCAAAGCTTCATTCTTGGCTGCTGTGGCTCACGGTGAAGTCAAGGTTGGCTTGATCTCCAAGTCCAAAGCCACCGAGCTGTTGGGCACCATGGTGGGTGGCTACAACGTGCACCCCCTTATCGAATTGCTCGACGACGCTGAAGTTGCCGCTGTGTCCGCTGAAGCTTTGAAGAAAACATTGTTGATGTTTGACTTCTTCAACGACGTCGCTGAAAAAGCCAAGGCCGGTAACGCCAAAGCCAAAGAAGTCATGCAAAGCTGGGCCGATGGCGAGTGGTTCACCACACGTCCTGAAGTCGAAAAGAAAATCACCGTCACCGTGTTCAAGGTGCCCGGCGAGACCAACACCGACGACTTGTCTCCAGCGCCTGACGCATGGAGCCGTCCAGACATTCCATTGCACTACTTGGCAATGTTGAAAAACACCCGCGAAGGCGCAGCGTTCAAGCCTGAAGAAGATGGCAAGCGCGGCCCTATGCAATTTGTTGAAGACCTGAAGAAAAAAGGCCATTTGGTTGCCTACGTGGGCGACGTGGTGGGTACAGGTTCTAGCCGTAAGTCGGCCACCAACAGCGTGATCTGGGCGACAGGCCAAGACATCCCATTCGTGCCAAACAAGCGTTTCGGCGGTGTGACTTTGGGCGGCAAAATTGCCCCCATCTTCTTCAATACCCAAGAAGACTCTGGCGCATTGCCTATCGAAGTGGACGTGACCCAACTCGAAATGGGTGACGTTATCGACATCTTGCCCTACGACGGCAAGATCGTGAAAAACGGCGCTACCGTGACTGAGTTCAAACTCAAGAGCGATGTGTTGTTTGACGAAGTGCGCGCCGGTGGCCGTATCAACTTGATCATCGGTCGCAGCTTGACTGCCAAGGCTCGCGAGTTCTTGAACTTGCCAGCCTCTACCTTGTTCCGTTTGCCCACAGCGCCTATCGCGACCAAAGCCGGTTTCACATTGGCTCAGAAGATGGTCGGTCGTGCGGTTGGTTTGCCAGAAGGCCAAGGCGTTCGCCCCGGCACATATTGCGAACCCAAGATGACGACCGTGGGTTCACAAGACACCACAGGCCCGATGACACGCGACGAGTTGAAAGACTTGGCCTGCTTGGGCTTCTCTGCTGACATGGTCATGCAATCGTTCTGCCACACAGCGGCTTACCCCAAGTCAGTGGACGTCAAAACACACCGCGAATTGCCAGCGTTCATCAGCAACCGTGGCGGCGTGGCTTTGCGTCCAGGCGACGGTGTGATTCACTCTTGGTTGAACCGTTTGTTGTTGCCTGACACCGTCGGTACTGGTGGTGACTCTCACACACGTTTCCCCATCGGTATCAGCTTCCCGGCTGGTTCTGGCTTGGTGGCTTTCGGTGCGGCCACAGGCGTGATGCCTTTGGATATGCCTGAGTCCATTTTGGTTCGCTTCAAAGGCGAAATGCAACCAGGCGTGACATTGCGCGACTTGGTACACGCCATTCCTTTGTATGCGATCAAGCAAGGTTTGTTGACTGTTGCCAAGGCTGGCAAGATCAACGAATTCTCTGGTCGCATCTTGGAAATCGAAGGCTTACCAAACCTCAAAGTGGAACAAGCGTTTGAATTGTCTGACGCGTCTGCCGAGCGTTCTGCTGCTGGTTGCTCGATCAAACTCAACAAAGAGCCAGTGGCTGAGTACCTCAAGTCCAACGTGGTTCTGATGAAGAACATGATTGCTGATGGCTACGCTGACGCACGCACTTTGGCTCGTCGCATTGAGAAGGTTGAAGCATGGTTGGCTGCGCCAACTCTGCTCGAAGCCGACAAAGATGCTGAGTACGCACACATCATCGAAATCGATTTGGCCGACATCAAAGAGCCCATCGTGTGCTGTCCGAACGACCCAGATGACGCCAAGTTCTTGTCTGAAGTTGCTGGCACTCACATCGACGAAGCCTTCATCGGTTCTTGCATGACCAACATCGGTCACTTCCGCGCAGCTGCCAAGTTGCTCGGCGGCCAACGTGACATCCCTGTCAAGTTGTGGGTGGCACCTCCAACGAAGATGGACGAGAGCGAGCTGATCAAAGAAGGTCACTACGCTGCATTCGGCACAGCCGGCGCACGCACTGAAATGCCAGGCTGCTCGTTGTGCATGGGTAACCAAGCGCAAGTGCGTGAAGGCGCGACTGTGGTGTCTACCTCCACACGTAACTTCCCCAACCGTTTGGGTAAGAACACCAACGTGTACTTGGCTTCTGCCGAGTTGGCTGCCATCACCTCGAAGATGGGTAAGTTCCCAACCGTGGCCGAATACCACGCTGCAATGGGCGTGGTGAACAGCGACGGCGCAGCCATCTACAAGTACTTGAACTTCAACCAGATCGACGAGTACGTTGAAACTGCCAAGGGCGTGACAGCGTAA
- a CDS encoding aldolase/citrate lyase family protein, with protein sequence MSHPRDVLLGSQAGSVQLPVCDHYSGVEARMRKSLQLQAEMTQEFGTCVFDVTLDCEDGAPVGGEAEHAALVTELALSAAPEARVAVRVHPVDHPSFQADMATIGAQAAHRLTHIMVPKVESVADVQLAEQALAQAGAKNLALHGLIESPAAVHRAFDIAAHPRVQSLSFGLMDFVSAHGGAIPAHGMGAQGQFTHPLVVRAKLEIASACHAHGKVPSHCVVTEFNDTAAMRAAAQRAAHEFGYTRMWSIHPAQIRPILEAMAPDAAAIEVASEIVLAARAAQWAPISHKGQLHDRASYRFFWQVLERAHSTGCSLPAEVQLFFKD encoded by the coding sequence GTGAGCCATCCGCGCGACGTTCTGTTGGGTTCGCAAGCAGGTAGCGTTCAGCTACCCGTTTGTGACCACTACAGCGGTGTCGAAGCGCGGATGCGCAAAAGCTTGCAGCTGCAAGCCGAAATGACGCAAGAGTTTGGAACCTGCGTCTTTGATGTGACCCTTGATTGTGAAGACGGTGCCCCCGTGGGCGGCGAGGCAGAGCATGCCGCGCTGGTCACCGAGTTGGCATTGAGTGCCGCACCCGAAGCCCGTGTGGCTGTGCGTGTGCACCCCGTGGATCACCCCAGTTTTCAAGCAGACATGGCCACCATTGGGGCACAAGCTGCCCACCGCTTGACGCACATCATGGTGCCCAAGGTTGAGTCAGTGGCCGATGTGCAACTGGCCGAACAAGCCTTGGCTCAAGCGGGCGCCAAGAATTTGGCCTTGCATGGGTTGATTGAGTCTCCCGCTGCGGTGCACCGCGCGTTTGACATTGCCGCGCATCCGCGCGTGCAGTCGCTCAGTTTTGGTTTGATGGACTTTGTGTCGGCTCACGGTGGTGCGATTCCTGCACACGGTATGGGGGCACAAGGTCAATTCACCCACCCGCTGGTGGTGCGTGCCAAGCTGGAGATTGCCAGTGCCTGCCATGCCCACGGCAAAGTGCCCTCGCACTGTGTGGTGACCGAATTCAACGACACCGCCGCCATGCGCGCTGCAGCCCAGCGTGCTGCGCACGAATTTGGCTACACCCGCATGTGGAGCATTCACCCCGCGCAAATTCGCCCCATTCTTGAGGCCATGGCCCCAGATGCCGCCGCCATTGAAGTGGCCAGCGAAATTGTGTTGGCTGCGCGTGCTGCTCAGTGGGCGCCCATCAGCCACAAAGGTCAGTTGCATGACCGCGCGAGTTACCGCTTCTTTTGGCAAGTGTTGGAACGCGCGCACAGCACGGGCTGTAGCCTTCCAGCTGAAGTCCAGTTATTCTTCAAGGATTAA
- a CDS encoding citrate synthase, with translation MKLADNKATLSFSNGSPSIDMPVYSGSVGPDVIDIRKLYGQTGMFTYDPGFLSTASCQSAITYIDGDKGELLYRGYPIEQLATNCDYLETCFLLLKGELPNAAQKAEFEKTVTNHTMVNEQMQFFLRGFRRDAHPMAVLTGLVGALSAFYHDSTDINNPEHREIAAIRLIAKMPTLVAMAYKYGVGQPYMYPQNNLSYAGNFLRMMFGTPTEEYVVNPVLERAMDRIFTLHADHEQNASTSTVRLCGSSGTNPFAAIAAGVACLWGPAHGGANEACLNMLEDIQKMGGISKVGEFMELVKDKNSGVKLMGFGHRVYKNYDPRAKLMQETCDEVLKELGLENDPLFKLAKALEKIALEDEYFVSRKLYPNVDFYSGIVQRAIGIPVNLFTGIFALARTVGWIAQLNEMISDPEYKIGRPRQLFTGDAHRNVEALAKRK, from the coding sequence ATGAAACTTGCAGATAACAAAGCCACTCTGTCGTTCAGCAACGGCAGCCCCAGCATCGACATGCCCGTCTACAGCGGCAGCGTGGGTCCAGACGTGATCGACATCCGTAAGTTGTACGGCCAAACTGGCATGTTCACGTATGACCCAGGCTTCTTGTCAACTGCGTCTTGCCAATCAGCCATCACGTACATCGACGGCGACAAAGGTGAGTTGCTGTACCGCGGCTACCCCATCGAACAACTCGCCACCAACTGCGACTACCTCGAAACTTGCTTCTTGTTGCTGAAAGGCGAACTGCCTAACGCTGCACAAAAAGCTGAATTCGAAAAAACCGTGACCAACCACACCATGGTCAACGAGCAAATGCAATTCTTCTTGCGTGGCTTCCGCCGTGATGCACACCCCATGGCTGTGTTGACTGGCTTGGTCGGCGCTTTGTCTGCGTTCTATCACGACAGCACAGACATCAACAACCCAGAGCACCGCGAAATCGCAGCGATCCGCTTGATTGCCAAGATGCCAACGCTCGTGGCCATGGCCTACAAATACGGCGTAGGCCAGCCTTACATGTACCCACAGAACAACCTGAGCTACGCAGGTAACTTCTTGCGCATGATGTTCGGTACACCCACCGAAGAATACGTGGTCAACCCCGTGCTCGAGCGCGCCATGGACCGCATCTTCACATTGCACGCAGACCACGAGCAAAACGCTTCTACATCGACTGTGCGTTTGTGCGGTTCTTCAGGCACTAACCCATTCGCAGCCATCGCTGCAGGCGTGGCTTGCTTGTGGGGCCCAGCACACGGCGGCGCCAACGAAGCTTGCTTGAACATGTTGGAAGACATCCAAAAAATGGGTGGCATTTCTAAAGTCGGCGAGTTCATGGAACTGGTCAAGGACAAGAACTCTGGCGTCAAGCTCATGGGCTTCGGTCACCGCGTTTACAAAAACTATGACCCACGCGCCAAGTTGATGCAAGAAACTTGCGACGAAGTGTTGAAAGAACTCGGCCTCGAGAACGACCCCTTGTTCAAGTTGGCCAAGGCCTTGGAAAAGATCGCTTTGGAAGACGAATACTTCGTCAGCCGCAAGCTCTACCCCAACGTCGACTTCTACTCTGGCATCGTGCAACGCGCCATCGGCATTCCAGTGAACTTGTTCACCGGCATCTTCGCCTTGGCACGCACTGTGGGCTGGATTGCTCAGTTGAACGAAATGATCAGCGACCCCGAGTACAAAATCGGCCGTCCACGTCAGTTGTTCACTGGCGATGCACACCGCAACGTTGAAGCATTGGCCAAGCGCAAGTAA
- a CDS encoding GntR family transcriptional regulator, protein MATNSAPTFATIANPPYAGSDALGAPGLTPAFSPLYQQIKGLILQSLQSGEWKPGEAIPSEMDLAARFRVSQGTVRKAIDELAAENLVVRRQGKGTFVATHAEQHVQYRFLKLQPDNGDTQSEGPAERTIIDCKRLRASADVARALSLRSGDPVLQVRRVLAYAGVPTILEELWLPGAPFKGLTAERLSNYSGPMYALFETEFGVRMVRADENIRAVNPDAEQAELLKVDAATPLLSVERVAYTYNDTPMELRRGLYRTDTHHYRNALS, encoded by the coding sequence ATGGCCACCAACTCCGCGCCCACTTTTGCAACCATCGCCAACCCGCCGTATGCGGGCAGCGATGCTTTGGGCGCGCCCGGCCTCACACCCGCCTTCAGCCCGCTGTATCAGCAAATCAAAGGATTGATTTTGCAAAGCCTGCAGTCGGGCGAGTGGAAGCCAGGCGAAGCCATCCCCAGCGAGATGGACCTAGCAGCCCGCTTTCGCGTCAGCCAAGGCACGGTGCGCAAAGCCATTGATGAGTTGGCTGCCGAAAACCTGGTGGTGCGCCGCCAAGGCAAAGGCACCTTCGTGGCCACCCATGCCGAGCAGCATGTGCAATACCGCTTCTTAAAGCTTCAGCCCGACAACGGTGACACCCAGAGCGAAGGCCCAGCCGAACGCACCATCATCGACTGCAAGCGCCTGCGCGCCAGTGCCGACGTGGCCCGCGCGCTCAGCCTACGCAGCGGCGACCCCGTGCTGCAAGTGCGTCGCGTGCTGGCTTATGCGGGCGTGCCCACCATTTTGGAAGAGCTGTGGCTGCCTGGCGCACCGTTCAAAGGACTCACCGCCGAACGCTTAAGTAATTACAGCGGCCCGATGTATGCGCTGTTTGAAACCGAGTTTGGCGTGCGCATGGTGCGCGCCGATGAAAACATCCGCGCTGTCAACCCTGATGCCGAGCAAGCCGAACTGCTCAAGGTTGACGCAGCCACGCCGCTTCTGAGCGTGGAGCGCGTGGCTTACACCTACAACGACACCCCCATGGAACTGCGCCGCGGCCTTTACCGAACTGACACGCATCACTACCGTAATGCTTTGAGCTGA
- the sdhD gene encoding succinate dehydrogenase, hydrophobic membrane anchor protein yields the protein MSVNYGSKRVVVGAHYGLRDWLAQRVTAVLMVLFTLAVLGQVLLTSGDISYDKWAAIFSGQFMKALTFSVFIALSLHVWVGMRDIWMDYVKPVGLRLVLQVFTLVWLVSCLGWAIQVLWRL from the coding sequence ATGTCCGTGAATTACGGTTCCAAACGCGTCGTCGTGGGCGCGCACTATGGTCTACGCGACTGGCTCGCTCAGCGCGTCACCGCTGTCTTGATGGTTTTATTCACCTTGGCCGTCTTAGGCCAAGTGTTGTTGACCAGCGGCGACATCAGCTATGACAAATGGGCTGCCATTTTCAGTGGTCAGTTCATGAAGGCCTTGACCTTCTCAGTCTTCATCGCCTTGTCCCTGCACGTGTGGGTCGGCATGCGCGACATTTGGATGGACTACGTCAAACCCGTGGGTTTGCGTTTGGTTCTGCAAGTATTCACTTTGGTCTGGCTGGTGTCTTGCCTCGGCTGGGCCATTCAGGTTCTCTGGAGGCTCTAA